In one window of Candidatus Omnitrophota bacterium DNA:
- the queA gene encoding tRNA preQ1(34) S-adenosylmethionine ribosyltransferase-isomerase QueA, with protein MTFQRTTVPHPPANNFFDLNAYGTDVPEDLIAQYPCPDRDRARLMVLDRSAQTIRHGVFADIEQYLAPKTVFVVNNSKVIPARLLGRRAATGGEAEVFLLDQLSDGYSFEVLLKPLKKIREGERVDFGFGISAVLTDKEKLIVRFNVKNVIRRLKDVGHVPLPPYIKRADEPLDRDYYQNVYAKRLGSVASPTAGLHFTKERMRRLRAKGHGFLELTLHINYGTFKPVETPDIRRHPMHKETYAVGVSTQAALLKAKAAGRPVAAVGTTSCRVMESVAATGALKGTTDLFIYPGYRFKAADILLTNFHLPYSTLLMLVCAFGGYDLVQRAYAEAVRERYRFYSYGDAMLIL; from the coding sequence ATGACCTTCCAGAGAACCACCGTCCCACACCCGCCGGCAAATAACTTCTTTGATCTCAACGCGTACGGCACCGATGTCCCCGAAGACCTGATCGCCCAGTACCCGTGCCCTGACAGGGACCGGGCGCGCCTCATGGTCCTTGACCGCAGCGCTCAAACCATCCGCCACGGCGTATTTGCCGATATCGAACAGTATCTTGCGCCAAAAACCGTTTTCGTCGTCAATAACAGCAAGGTCATCCCCGCGCGTTTGTTGGGCCGCAGGGCTGCCACCGGGGGAGAGGCCGAGGTTTTTTTGCTCGATCAGCTTTCCGACGGGTATTCATTTGAGGTGCTGTTAAAGCCCTTGAAAAAGATCCGCGAAGGCGAGAGAGTGGATTTTGGATTTGGGATCAGCGCGGTTTTAACGGACAAGGAAAAACTCATTGTCCGGTTCAACGTGAAAAATGTCATCCGCCGCCTGAAGGACGTGGGTCATGTTCCTTTGCCGCCCTACATCAAACGCGCCGACGAGCCCCTGGACCGCGACTATTACCAGAACGTTTACGCCAAACGCCTGGGGTCTGTCGCCTCACCCACGGCCGGGTTGCATTTTACCAAGGAACGGATGCGGCGTTTGAGGGCAAAGGGCCATGGTTTTTTGGAGTTGACTTTGCATATCAACTATGGGACATTTAAGCCCGTGGAAACGCCGGACATCCGCCGGCATCCGATGCACAAAGAGACCTATGCTGTTGGCGTCTCCACGCAGGCCGCGCTGTTAAAAGCCAAAGCGGCTGGACGTCCCGTCGCTGCGGTGGGCACGACATCCTGCCGGGTCATGGAAAGCGTGGCGGCGACAGGCGCGCTTAAAGGAACAACAGACCTTTTTATTTATCCCGGATACCGTTTTAAGGCCGCGGACATTTTATTGACCAATTTTCATCTGCCCTATAGCACGCTGTTGATGCTCGTCTGCGCTTTTGGCGGATATGATCTGGTTCAGCGCGCCTATGCCGAGGCCGTGCGGGAACGTTACCGTTTTTATAGCTATGGAGATGCAATGTTGATTTTGTAG
- a CDS encoding SpoIID/LytB domain-containing protein, translating to MKRRILVSSVFAGALGLAGLVAFAPAGTASASGDKKHMPPQMVRVAIVRDAREINLKLDGPYNFRDVDHGKVITKGPRLAISRVRLLDKGILIGMQAYPYQRVIIEPLRDASVVVNNRRFRGNVTIIRTADNRLTAVNSINIEDYIRGVLYHEVSHHWPMEAIKAQAVATRTYVLQAMAGSANKDYDVTNDIYSQVYGGKDSERYRTGLAVTHTVGEVLAFKDKVLPAYFHATCGGMTEDANDLWAIDLAPLRGVACNFCKDSPHMKWKKNFRLKDIQDALNRNGYAVGPIKDLNIVDRNRSGRINHIKITSRDGKETLISGKDFREVLGPNVLKSNNYEISMQGYYADLTGKGWGHGVGLCQWGARGMALQQFTYKQILSYYYPRAEIMDYHDLPENHRPTPAGK from the coding sequence ATGAAAAGAAGGATTTTAGTGTCGTCGGTTTTCGCGGGGGCCTTGGGTTTGGCCGGCCTTGTTGCGTTCGCCCCTGCGGGGACTGCGTCGGCCAGTGGCGACAAAAAGCACATGCCGCCGCAGATGGTGCGTGTGGCCATTGTCCGGGATGCCCGTGAGATCAACTTGAAGCTCGACGGTCCATACAATTTCCGCGACGTGGACCATGGGAAGGTCATCACCAAGGGGCCCCGCCTGGCCATATCCAGGGTGCGGCTTTTGGACAAAGGCATCTTGATCGGCATGCAGGCTTATCCGTATCAGCGCGTCATCATCGAGCCCTTGCGCGACGCGTCGGTCGTTGTCAACAACCGGCGTTTCCGCGGCAATGTGACCATCATCCGTACCGCGGACAACCGCCTGACCGCGGTCAACAGCATCAACATTGAAGATTATATCAGGGGCGTGCTTTATCACGAGGTCTCGCATCATTGGCCCATGGAGGCGATCAAGGCCCAGGCCGTTGCCACCCGCACCTATGTTTTGCAGGCCATGGCGGGCTCGGCGAACAAGGATTACGACGTCACCAATGATATTTATTCGCAGGTCTACGGCGGCAAGGATTCCGAGCGCTACCGTACGGGGCTGGCGGTCACCCATACCGTCGGGGAAGTGCTGGCATTCAAAGACAAGGTATTGCCCGCGTATTTTCACGCCACCTGCGGCGGCATGACCGAGGATGCCAACGATCTGTGGGCGATCGACCTGGCGCCTTTAAGGGGAGTGGCGTGTAATTTCTGCAAGGATTCCCCGCACATGAAATGGAAGAAGAATTTCCGTCTCAAAGACATCCAGGATGCGCTCAACAGGAACGGCTACGCCGTCGGACCTATCAAGGACTTGAATATCGTGGACCGCAACCGCAGCGGACGCATTAATCATATCAAGATCACGTCGCGCGACGGCAAGGAAACCCTGATATCCGGCAAGGACTTCCGGGAAGTTCTTGGCCCTAATGTCCTCAAAAGCAATAATTATGAAATTAGCATGCAGGGTTATTACGCTGATCTGACCGGCAAGGGCTGGGGCCACGGTGTCGGCTTATGCCAGTGGGGGGCGCGCGGCATGGCCCTGCAGCAGTTCACCTACAAACAGATCTTGAGCTATTATTACCCCCGCGCCGAGATAATGGATTATCATGACCTTCCAGAGAACCACCGTCCCACACCCGCCGGCAAATAA
- the ruvB gene encoding Holliday junction branch migration DNA helicase RuvB, with amino-acid sequence MDEIKRVVLNQETEEDQVVGISLRPGRLGDFIGQKDVVHGLQVAMAAAKKRGEPLEHVLFSGPPGLGKTSLAHIIAHEMGSRITVTSGPAIDRAGDFIGILTNLEAGDILFIDEIHRLSKTVEEFLYPAMENFKIDFIVDKGPYAKTINFNLKAFTLIGATTRSGLLTTPLRNRFGIFFHLEFYGEEDLAAIVGASAVKLNVVLEPDAARAIARRARGTPRIANRLLRRVRDHVQVKTGTNHIKSSVVEEAMEALRIDIAGLDDLDRRLLIAIKTHYNGGPVGIEALAATLNEETDTIVDVVEPFLLKAGFLRRTGRGRELTEAADKYLREKAA; translated from the coding sequence ATGGATGAGATCAAAAGAGTTGTTTTAAATCAGGAAACCGAAGAAGACCAGGTGGTTGGCATTTCTTTGCGGCCGGGACGCCTGGGGGATTTCATCGGCCAGAAAGACGTGGTCCATGGCCTGCAGGTGGCCATGGCCGCGGCCAAAAAGCGCGGGGAGCCGCTGGAGCACGTTCTTTTTTCCGGCCCTCCGGGATTGGGCAAGACGTCTTTGGCCCACATCATCGCCCACGAGATGGGCTCCCGCATCACCGTCACTTCCGGGCCTGCCATTGACCGGGCCGGGGATTTCATCGGCATCCTCACCAACCTGGAAGCCGGGGACATCCTTTTTATCGACGAGATCCACCGCCTGTCCAAGACGGTGGAGGAATTCCTGTATCCGGCGATGGAAAATTTCAAGATCGACTTCATCGTGGACAAGGGGCCTTATGCCAAGACCATCAATTTTAATCTTAAAGCCTTCACCCTCATCGGCGCCACCACGCGCAGCGGGCTTTTGACAACGCCTTTGCGCAACCGTTTCGGTATTTTTTTTCACCTTGAATTTTATGGAGAAGAGGACCTGGCCGCCATTGTCGGCGCGTCCGCCGTGAAATTGAATGTCGTTCTTGAGCCGGACGCGGCCCGTGCCATTGCGCGGCGCGCGCGCGGCACCCCGCGCATCGCCAACCGGCTGTTGCGCCGCGTGCGCGATCACGTCCAGGTCAAGACCGGCACCAATCATATCAAGTCCTCGGTGGTCGAGGAGGCGATGGAGGCCTTGAGGATCGACATCGCGGGGCTGGATGATCTGGACCGGAGACTTTTGATCGCCATCAAGACCCATTACAACGGCGGGCCCGTGGGCATCGAGGCCTTGGCCGCGACGCTCAATGAAGAGACCGACACCATCGTGGATGTGGTGGAGCCGTTTTTGCTGAAGGCCGGGTTCTTAAGGCGCACCGGCCGCGGCCGGGAACTGACCGAGGCGGCGGACAAATACCTGCGGGAGAAAGCGGCGTGA
- a CDS encoding segregation/condensation protein A, whose amino-acid sequence MNYKIQLEKFEGPLDLLLYLIKKNDIDICDIPIASVTDQYMEYIAMMKMLDLDVVGDFLVMAATLMQIKSKMLLPPDPLAETPPEDPRDELVRRLEEYKKFKEIAETLKTREQERQDFFRRVVDEERLNEIKEDAEEVTFEATLFDLINALNAALKSVPEKKIYELKQEEYTVEEKVHALLHLLADQPRVSLAALFSRCSGKDEIVCTFIAVLELIRLKEIVVLQRRAFEDIEVMRNGAHEGPQ is encoded by the coding sequence ATGAACTACAAGATCCAATTAGAAAAATTTGAAGGCCCACTGGACCTCTTGCTGTACCTGATCAAGAAAAACGACATTGATATTTGCGATATCCCCATTGCCTCGGTCACCGACCAGTATATGGAATATATCGCCATGATGAAGATGCTTGACCTGGACGTGGTGGGGGATTTTTTGGTGATGGCCGCCACCCTCATGCAGATCAAATCCAAAATGCTTTTGCCGCCTGACCCGTTGGCCGAAACCCCGCCGGAAGACCCCCGTGATGAACTGGTGCGCCGCCTGGAGGAGTACAAGAAATTCAAGGAGATCGCTGAGACCTTAAAGACCAGGGAACAGGAGCGCCAGGATTTCTTCCGCCGGGTGGTGGATGAAGAGCGGCTCAATGAGATCAAAGAAGACGCCGAGGAAGTGACGTTTGAGGCCACCTTGTTTGACCTCATCAACGCGCTGAATGCCGCGCTTAAAAGCGTCCCGGAAAAAAAGATCTATGAATTGAAGCAGGAAGAATACACCGTCGAGGAAAAGGTCCACGCCCTGTTGCATCTTCTGGCGGACCAGCCGCGGGTGTCCTTGGCCGCTTTGTTCAGCCGTTGTTCAGGCAAAGACGAGATCGTCTGCACCTTCATCGCGGTTTTGGAATTGATACGGCTCAAAGAGATCGTGGTCCTGCAGCGCCGCGCGTTTGAAGACATTGAGGTCATGCGTAACGGCGCGCATGAAGGCCCGCAATAA
- the trpS gene encoding tryptophan--tRNA ligase, whose protein sequence is MKTVFSAMRPTGKLHLGHLLGALRNWVDLQDKAQCIYSIADWHALMSEYEQSRQVQGHIADMVLDWLACGIDPDKSIVYLQSDVPEHLELQMVLACLTPLGWLERNPTYKEQLREIASRDLQTYAFLGYPVLQAADILLYKADAVPIGEDQVPHLELCREIGRRFNFIYKTELFPDCKAILTPVPRLLGTDNRKMSKSYNNAINLSDTPDVIREKTARMITDPKRIRMTDPGHPDECNVFSYYKVFAIDQEREARHWCSNALKGCVDCKKVMGGRLVDYLGFIREKRAELGKDKDFVADVLREGAKKARVIAARTMAQVKEAVFAKL, encoded by the coding sequence ATGAAAACCGTTTTTTCAGCCATGCGTCCGACGGGCAAACTCCACCTCGGCCACCTTTTGGGGGCCTTGCGCAATTGGGTGGACCTGCAGGACAAGGCGCAATGCATCTACAGCATCGCCGACTGGCACGCGCTCATGAGCGAATATGAGCAAAGCCGCCAGGTGCAGGGTCACATTGCGGACATGGTGCTGGATTGGCTGGCGTGCGGCATTGACCCGGACAAAAGCATTGTCTATCTGCAGTCGGATGTGCCCGAGCATTTGGAACTGCAGATGGTCCTGGCCTGCCTGACGCCGTTGGGCTGGCTGGAACGCAACCCGACGTACAAGGAACAATTGCGGGAGATCGCCTCCCGCGACCTGCAGACCTACGCGTTTTTAGGTTATCCGGTTTTGCAGGCCGCGGACATCCTGCTTTATAAGGCCGATGCCGTTCCCATCGGCGAGGACCAGGTGCCTCACCTGGAATTGTGCCGCGAGATCGGCCGGCGTTTCAATTTTATCTACAAGACGGAACTCTTTCCCGATTGCAAGGCCATCTTGACGCCGGTCCCGCGGCTGTTGGGTACGGACAACCGCAAGATGAGCAAAAGTTACAATAACGCCATCAACCTTTCTGACACGCCCGACGTCATCCGCGAAAAGACGGCCCGCATGATCACCGATCCCAAACGCATCCGGATGACCGACCCCGGCCATCCCGATGAGTGCAATGTGTTCAGTTATTATAAAGTGTTCGCCATTGACCAGGAGCGGGAGGCGCGCCACTGGTGCTCCAACGCCCTCAAAGGCTGTGTGGATTGTAAAAAAGTGATGGGCGGCCGTCTGGTGGATTATTTGGGCTTTATCCGGGAAAAACGGGCGGAATTGGGAAAAGACAAAGATTTCGTTGCCGATGTCTTGCGCGAGGGCGCGAAAAAAGCCCGTGTCATCGCGGCCAGGACCATGGCGCAGGTCAAAGAAGCGGTATTCGCCAAACTATGA
- the infB gene encoding translation initiation factor IF-2, which translates to MLISDLAKELKVTENFLLKKLKTLKLKAKDGSLTKIVEIVLRDALAKQGIGEAVKDEEDEAPKKKIVKKKVISAKGGSASGGKPAVAKKVPKKPVAHAPVVVAAPKAKAAEPIKAVVPPPKPQVVRPISPQVVRSSSPQAVVPPPSPPPPPQPPKVDVSKIEIPKEVYQFDPLKKKTMRFDQPFVTVKPLAKKRKRSPEGGFGAFGSRSSKPSASIAGAVVEEVVSTGPLRDIEIPFPITVKDFAVKIDQKTNVVLKKLLDMGIFASINQYLNEETVHKIAEFFGYNILKVKSKEEQLIDVHEHEKDDPDSLKPRPPVVTFMGHVDHGKTSLLDRIRSSRVAQGEHGGITQHIGAYSVDTPNGRITFLDTPGHEAFTAMRARGAHITDLVVLVVAADEGVMPQTEEAINHARAAGAPIIVALNKIDRKEADQDRVKKQLAVHDLSSEDWGGKVGVVGVSAVTGEGIDALLERILLEAEILELKANPAKKASGIVIDAHLSQGKGTVAALIVQSGTLKEGDAVVVGPYAGRVKALFDGHGRPIKEAGPSTPIEILGLSEVPAAGDIFYAVEDEKQARDIAAVRQEKIKHEKLAGTARVSLEELYSQIQQGDIKELRVVIKGDVQGSIEALKESLAKIPTNEVKLRFMHAAVGDVNASDVILAVASQAIIIAFHVKIDTKAKEELEKTPVDLREYRIIYDAVDDVRKALEGLLAPRLKRHFVGRVEIRNVFKLSRSGVVAGCYVQKGKVRNKSQVEVLRNGEVAHTGHISTLKRFKDDVKEVAEGFECGITVANFDGIQVGDVIEAFEVESIARKL; encoded by the coding sequence ATGTTGATATCGGATCTGGCTAAAGAATTAAAAGTGACGGAGAATTTCCTTCTCAAGAAACTCAAGACCTTGAAACTCAAGGCCAAGGACGGGTCCCTGACCAAGATCGTTGAGATCGTCTTGCGTGACGCTTTGGCCAAGCAAGGCATCGGTGAGGCCGTTAAGGATGAAGAGGATGAAGCGCCGAAGAAAAAAATAGTGAAGAAAAAGGTGATTTCCGCCAAAGGCGGATCCGCCTCCGGCGGAAAGCCGGCCGTTGCGAAAAAAGTCCCCAAAAAACCCGTTGCCCACGCGCCAGTTGTCGTGGCTGCGCCTAAAGCCAAGGCGGCAGAGCCGATCAAAGCGGTTGTTCCGCCGCCCAAGCCGCAAGTGGTTCGACCGATCTCACCGCAGGTGGTTCGATCAAGCTCACCACAAGCGGTCGTGCCCCCGCCGTCGCCACCACCACCTCCGCAGCCGCCCAAGGTTGACGTTTCCAAGATCGAAATACCCAAGGAAGTTTACCAGTTTGATCCTCTCAAGAAAAAGACCATGCGTTTTGACCAGCCCTTTGTCACAGTCAAACCGCTGGCCAAGAAACGCAAACGTTCGCCCGAAGGCGGTTTCGGGGCCTTCGGCAGCCGTTCCAGCAAACCGTCGGCCAGCATCGCCGGTGCCGTGGTTGAAGAAGTCGTTTCCACCGGTCCTTTGCGGGACATTGAGATCCCGTTCCCTATTACCGTCAAGGATTTTGCGGTCAAGATCGACCAGAAGACCAATGTGGTGCTCAAGAAACTGCTGGATATGGGCATTTTTGCCAGCATCAACCAGTATCTTAACGAAGAGACGGTCCACAAGATCGCCGAGTTTTTTGGATACAATATCCTTAAGGTCAAGAGCAAGGAAGAACAGCTGATCGATGTCCATGAGCACGAAAAGGATGATCCGGATTCCTTGAAACCGCGCCCGCCCGTGGTAACATTCATGGGCCATGTGGACCACGGCAAGACGTCTTTGCTTGACCGTATCCGTTCCAGCAGGGTGGCCCAGGGCGAGCACGGCGGCATCACCCAGCATATCGGCGCGTATTCCGTCGACACTCCCAACGGCAGGATTACGTTTTTGGACACTCCGGGTCATGAGGCGTTCACGGCCATGCGTGCCCGCGGGGCGCACATCACCGACCTGGTCGTTCTGGTCGTGGCCGCCGATGAGGGCGTCATGCCCCAGACCGAAGAAGCCATTAACCATGCCCGCGCGGCCGGGGCCCCCATCATCGTTGCCCTCAATAAAATAGACCGCAAGGAGGCCGATCAGGACAGGGTCAAGAAACAACTGGCCGTCCATGACCTTTCGTCCGAGGATTGGGGCGGTAAGGTGGGAGTGGTCGGTGTTTCCGCCGTGACGGGAGAAGGCATTGATGCCCTTTTGGAGCGTATTTTGTTGGAAGCGGAGATCCTGGAATTGAAAGCCAACCCCGCCAAGAAAGCGTCGGGGATCGTTATCGACGCGCATTTGAGCCAGGGCAAGGGCACTGTGGCCGCGCTCATCGTCCAAAGCGGTACTTTAAAGGAAGGCGATGCGGTCGTGGTTGGGCCTTACGCGGGGCGCGTCAAAGCGCTTTTTGACGGCCATGGGCGGCCCATCAAGGAAGCAGGGCCTTCAACACCCATCGAGATCCTCGGCCTGTCGGAAGTCCCGGCCGCCGGGGACATTTTTTATGCCGTCGAGGACGAGAAACAGGCCCGCGACATCGCCGCCGTGCGCCAGGAAAAGATCAAGCACGAGAAATTGGCCGGCACGGCCAGGGTCTCCCTGGAGGAACTGTATTCACAGATCCAGCAGGGCGATATCAAGGAACTGCGGGTCGTCATCAAGGGGGACGTGCAGGGCTCCATTGAGGCGCTCAAGGAATCGCTGGCGAAGATCCCCACCAATGAGGTGAAACTGCGGTTCATGCACGCGGCGGTCGGCGACGTCAATGCTTCCGACGTCATTTTGGCCGTGGCGTCCCAGGCCATCATCATCGCTTTTCATGTCAAGATAGACACCAAGGCCAAAGAGGAACTGGAAAAAACACCCGTGGACCTGCGCGAATACCGCATCATTTATGACGCGGTCGACGACGTCAGAAAGGCCCTGGAAGGGCTGCTGGCGCCCCGGCTCAAACGTCATTTCGTGGGCCGCGTTGAGATCCGCAATGTCTTTAAATTGAGCCGCTCCGGTGTCGTGGCCGGATGTTACGTGCAAAAAGGCAAGGTCCGTAACAAGTCCCAGGTGGAGGTCCTGCGCAACGGCGAGGTCGCGCACACGGGCCATATCAGCACTTTGAAACGGTTCAAGGATGACGTCAAGGAAGTGGCCGAGGGTTTTGAATGCGGGATCACCGTCGCCAATTTCGACGGGATCCAGGTCGGCGATGTCATTGAAGCCTTCGAGGTTGAGTCGATCGCCAGAAAACTATGA
- the nusA gene encoding transcription termination factor NusA → MENELLTILEQLERDRGINKEILIAAVEAAVASAAKKIWSVDKEVEVKVTLDRETGKLTAWAGDQEIHSSEFGRIAAQTAKQVVIQKIREAEKDVVFNEYSVRLGQIISGAVYRFERGNIIVDLGKTEALIPRSEQSNKEEFRQGERIRAYLLEVRRETRGPQIILSRTNPNFVKRLFELEVPEIYEGIIEVKAIARDPGERTKIGVFSKDDKIDCVGACVGMRGSRVKNIVTELHGEKIDIVRYSDDIKEYIQAALSPAEISQMQLIADEKRVNIIVDEDQLSLAIGKYGQNVRLASKLVGWELDIYSAKQWEEKQKQAQAEQAGPTPPPAGSEEEEA, encoded by the coding sequence ATGGAGAATGAATTACTGACCATTTTGGAACAATTGGAGCGCGACCGGGGCATCAACAAGGAGATCCTGATCGCCGCTGTCGAGGCCGCCGTGGCTTCCGCCGCCAAGAAGATCTGGAGCGTGGACAAAGAGGTGGAGGTCAAGGTGACCCTGGACCGTGAGACCGGAAAATTGACCGCCTGGGCCGGCGACCAGGAGATCCATTCCAGCGAGTTCGGCCGCATCGCCGCGCAAACCGCCAAACAGGTCGTCATCCAGAAGATCCGTGAGGCGGAAAAAGACGTGGTTTTTAATGAATACAGCGTGCGTCTGGGCCAGATCATCAGCGGTGCCGTGTACCGTTTTGAGCGCGGCAATATCATTGTGGACTTAGGCAAGACCGAAGCGCTCATCCCCCGCAGCGAACAGTCCAACAAAGAGGAGTTCCGTCAGGGGGAACGCATCCGCGCTTATCTTTTAGAGGTGCGCCGCGAGACGCGGGGCCCCCAGATCATCCTTTCGCGCACCAACCCGAATTTTGTCAAACGCCTTTTTGAACTGGAAGTGCCGGAAATTTACGAGGGCATCATCGAGGTGAAAGCCATCGCCCGCGACCCCGGCGAGCGCACCAAGATCGGGGTCTTTTCCAAGGACGACAAGATCGATTGCGTCGGCGCCTGTGTCGGGATGCGCGGTTCGCGTGTCAAGAACATCGTCACCGAACTGCACGGCGAAAAGATCGACATCGTGCGTTATTCCGACGATATCAAGGAATACATCCAGGCGGCCCTGTCCCCGGCGGAAATTTCGCAGATGCAGCTCATTGCCGATGAGAAGCGCGTCAACATCATCGTGGACGAGGACCAGTTATCTTTGGCCATCGGCAAGTATGGCCAGAACGTGCGCCTGGCCAGCAAATTGGTCGGCTGGGAACTGGACATTTATTCCGCCAAACAATGGGAAGAAAAGCAAAAGCAGGCCCAGGCCGAGCAGGCCGGGCCAACCCCGCCTCCAGCGGGGTCTGAAGAGGAAGAGGCATAG
- the proS gene encoding proline--tRNA ligase: MLWSKYFIPTLKEIPVGTEAVSHQLSLRAGLVHMLTSGVYTYLPLGYRVLRKVENIIREEMDAIGCHELLMPSLQPVDIWKKTGRDVTLKEVMITFDDKKGRRMCLGPTHEEVITDLVKHFIQSYRQLPVTLYQIQTKFRDETRTRFGIVRACEFLMKDAYSFDRDAGGLKKNYDLQHGAYLRIFKRCGLDAVTVEADPGAMGGSVSHEFLVLAPIGEDVLWVNGAGRAVKDNNGQPPPANGPWERKIAIELGHIFQLGTKYSQVLGALYLDEDGQQKPVIMGCYGIGVSRLIAAMIEINCDKDGIIWPREVTPFDVEILPVQAGDAESMALAKKYYEDLTAAGLDVLLDDRDESAGRKFHDADLVGIPYRIVIGKRTLAQGQAEIKCRRTGKTEMVAKDSAVEAVLKLCRP; the protein is encoded by the coding sequence ATGTTGTGGTCCAAATATTTTATCCCGACGCTCAAAGAAATACCGGTCGGTACAGAGGCCGTCAGCCATCAATTGTCGCTGCGCGCCGGCCTGGTGCACATGCTGACTTCCGGCGTGTACACGTATTTGCCTTTGGGGTATCGCGTCCTGCGCAAGGTGGAAAACATCATCCGCGAAGAAATGGACGCGATCGGCTGTCACGAACTTTTGATGCCGTCTTTGCAGCCCGTTGATATTTGGAAAAAGACAGGGCGCGATGTGACGCTCAAAGAAGTGATGATCACCTTTGACGATAAAAAGGGCCGGCGCATGTGCCTGGGGCCCACGCACGAAGAGGTCATTACGGATCTGGTCAAACATTTCATCCAGAGTTACCGCCAATTGCCGGTGACCCTGTATCAGATCCAAACGAAGTTCCGCGACGAGACCCGCACCCGGTTCGGCATCGTGCGCGCCTGCGAGTTTTTGATGAAAGACGCGTACAGTTTTGACCGCGACGCGGGGGGCTTAAAGAAGAATTACGATCTGCAGCACGGGGCGTATTTGAGAATTTTTAAACGTTGCGGTTTGGATGCCGTGACCGTCGAGGCGGATCCCGGGGCCATGGGCGGGAGCGTTTCCCATGAATTTTTGGTCCTGGCCCCGATCGGAGAGGATGTGCTGTGGGTCAACGGGGCCGGCCGGGCCGTTAAAGATAACAATGGCCAGCCGCCGCCGGCAAACGGTCCGTGGGAGCGCAAAATAGCCATTGAACTGGGTCATATTTTCCAATTGGGCACCAAATACAGCCAGGTTTTGGGCGCTTTGTATCTTGATGAGGACGGTCAGCAAAAACCCGTGATCATGGGCTGTTACGGCATCGGGGTCAGCCGGCTGATCGCCGCCATGATCGAGATCAATTGCGACAAGGATGGCATCATCTGGCCGCGGGAGGTGACGCCTTTTGACGTGGAGATCCTGCCGGTGCAGGCGGGCGATGCCGAAAGCATGGCTTTAGCCAAAAAATATTATGAGGACTTGACCGCGGCGGGCCTGGATGTTTTGCTGGATGACCGCGACGAAAGCGCCGGGCGCAAGTTCCATGACGCGGACTTGGTCGGCATTCCCTATCGCATCGTCATCGGCAAGCGCACGCTGGCCCAGGGTCAGGCGGAGATCAAATGCCGCCGGACAGGCAAGACCGAGATGGTCGCTAAAGACAGCGCCGTGGAAGCTGTTTTAAAGTTATGCCGCCCTTAG